In the genome of Mucilaginibacter defluvii, one region contains:
- a CDS encoding nucleotidyltransferase family protein: MKPTLLILAAGMASRYGSMKQIDGFGPNGETIIDYSIYDAIKAGFGKISFIIREEFAESFKAIFEPKLNGRVETDYVFQNFDLTQYGIDKEIERAKPWGTAHAVLAARNQVNEPFCVINADDFYGYDAFEKMAKFLTSEVSDDTYSLIGYQIDKTLSEHGSVSRGVCKVDDNGNMVEINERTQVYFKEDGSVVYEEGGVEYPLSNDTRVSMNFWGFTPAVFKQSEPMFVEFAHKNENNPKAEFFIPLVADELIKSGTASFKVIPTANKWFGVTYKEDKPIVQKSISELVENGTYPANLWE; this comes from the coding sequence ATGAAACCAACTTTACTGATACTTGCAGCGGGCATGGCAAGCCGCTATGGCAGCATGAAGCAAATTGACGGCTTTGGCCCCAACGGCGAAACGATTATTGATTACTCTATATATGATGCCATCAAAGCTGGTTTTGGTAAAATAAGCTTCATCATTCGCGAAGAGTTTGCCGAATCATTTAAAGCCATATTTGAGCCGAAACTGAATGGCCGCGTTGAAACTGATTATGTTTTTCAGAATTTTGATTTGACGCAATACGGTATTGATAAAGAAATTGAGCGCGCTAAGCCTTGGGGTACCGCCCACGCGGTGTTAGCTGCCCGCAACCAGGTTAACGAGCCTTTCTGCGTAATTAACGCCGACGATTTTTATGGTTATGATGCCTTTGAAAAAATGGCAAAGTTCCTGACCAGCGAAGTTAGCGATGATACTTACTCGCTGATTGGCTACCAGATCGACAAAACCCTTTCAGAACATGGTTCGGTATCACGTGGTGTTTGTAAGGTTGATGATAATGGCAACATGGTTGAGATCAACGAGCGTACCCAGGTCTACTTTAAAGAAGACGGCAGCGTGGTTTATGAAGAAGGCGGCGTTGAATATCCGTTATCAAATGATACCCGCGTATCAATGAACTTCTGGGGCTTTACACCGGCTGTATTTAAGCAAAGCGAGCCAATGTTCGTGGAGTTCGCCCACAAAAATGAAAACAACCCTAAAGCTGAATTCTTTATCCCGCTGGTGGCTGACGAACTGATAAAATCAGGTACGGCATCATTTAAAGTGATCCCAACCGCTAATAAATGGTTTGGTGTTACTTACAAAGAGGACAAGCCAATCGTACAGAAAAGCATTTCTGAGCTGGTTGAGAATGGCACTTACCCGGCTAACCTTTGGGAATAA
- a CDS encoding UbiD family decarboxylase, translated as MGYSSLQACVADLERNGHLIRIKEEVDPYLQMAAIHLRVFEHQGPAILFENVKGSKFPAVSNLFGTLDRSKFIFRDTLEKVKTLVDIKNDPVKAIKNPFKYANVGLTALSALPMKVGRRSAPISFGHTQISELPQVVNWPMDGGPFVTMPQVYTEDMDKPGIMNANLGMYRIQLAGNDYVLNSEIGLHYQLHRGIGVHQTKANAKGQPLKVSIFVGGPPSHPVAAVMPLPEGLSEMTFGGALGNRRFRYFYDDEGFCISADADFVITGTVMPHDNKPEGPFGDHLGYYSLTHPFPLMKVHNVYHRKDAIWSFTVVGRPPQEDTSFGALIHEIAGSALPKEIPGLVAVNAVDAAGVHPLLFAIGSERYTPYLNERHPQEILTIANHILGKNQLSLAKYLFIAAKEDDPELDIHDIGGFLKHILQRVDLTRDLHFYTKTTIDTLDYSGSGLNSGSKVAITVAGSIKRELWNELPTWFSVPRPFTGFKMAMPGVLAVEVPKNITTSDMPLMLEILEEELGNKELNGLPLIILCDDAAFTAQTINNLVWVTFTRSNPSHDIYGIGSFTEHKHWGCTGPLIIDARIKPHHAPVLEKDPAIEKLVDKMGEKGEALYGII; from the coding sequence ATGGGTTATTCAAGTTTACAAGCCTGCGTTGCCGACCTTGAGCGCAATGGCCACCTGATACGTATTAAGGAGGAGGTTGATCCGTACCTGCAAATGGCAGCTATACATCTGCGTGTTTTTGAACACCAAGGGCCGGCCATATTGTTTGAGAATGTTAAGGGCAGTAAGTTCCCGGCGGTATCAAACCTGTTTGGTACGTTGGACAGGTCGAAGTTCATCTTCAGAGATACCTTAGAGAAAGTAAAGACTTTGGTCGACATTAAGAATGATCCTGTTAAGGCTATTAAGAATCCTTTTAAGTACGCCAATGTAGGTTTAACCGCCCTCTCGGCATTACCCATGAAGGTAGGCCGGCGTTCGGCGCCTATCAGCTTTGGCCATACGCAGATAAGTGAGCTGCCGCAGGTAGTGAACTGGCCAATGGATGGAGGCCCTTTTGTAACGATGCCGCAAGTGTACACTGAGGATATGGACAAGCCCGGCATCATGAATGCCAACCTGGGTATGTACCGCATACAACTTGCCGGTAACGATTATGTGTTGAACAGCGAGATCGGCCTGCATTACCAGTTACACCGTGGTATAGGCGTGCATCAAACCAAGGCCAATGCCAAGGGGCAGCCACTCAAGGTAAGCATATTTGTAGGTGGCCCGCCATCGCACCCGGTGGCGGCGGTAATGCCTTTACCCGAAGGCTTGTCGGAAATGACCTTTGGCGGTGCCTTGGGTAACCGCCGGTTCCGTTATTTTTACGATGATGAGGGTTTTTGTATTTCGGCTGATGCTGATTTTGTAATAACCGGTACCGTGATGCCGCATGATAATAAACCAGAGGGTCCCTTTGGCGATCACCTGGGATATTACAGCTTAACGCATCCTTTTCCGCTGATGAAGGTTCATAACGTATATCATCGTAAGGATGCCATATGGTCGTTCACGGTAGTAGGCCGCCCGCCGCAGGAAGATACCAGCTTTGGCGCCTTGATCCATGAGATAGCGGGATCAGCTCTGCCCAAGGAAATCCCGGGCCTTGTAGCTGTTAACGCTGTTGATGCCGCGGGTGTGCATCCGTTGCTGTTCGCTATCGGCAGCGAGCGTTATACGCCTTATTTGAATGAGCGTCATCCGCAGGAGATATTGACTATTGCCAATCATATATTAGGCAAAAATCAACTTAGCCTGGCTAAGTACCTGTTTATTGCTGCTAAAGAGGATGACCCCGAGCTGGACATACATGATATTGGCGGTTTCCTGAAACATATATTGCAACGTGTTGACCTAACCCGCGACCTGCACTTCTATACCAAAACCACAATTGATACCCTTGATTACAGTGGTAGCGGACTAAACAGCGGCAGTAAAGTAGCTATTACCGTAGCCGGAAGTATAAAGCGTGAACTTTGGAATGAACTGCCCACGTGGTTTAGTGTGCCAAGGCCCTTTACCGGCTTTAAGATGGCTATGCCGGGTGTGCTGGCCGTTGAGGTGCCAAAAAATATTACCACCAGCGATATGCCCCTGATGCTGGAGATACTGGAAGAGGAGTTGGGCAACAAAGAATTGAACGGCCTGCCGTTAATTATACTTTGTGACGATGCCGCTTTTACCGCGCAAACCATTAATAACCTGGTGTGGGTAACTTTTACCCGCAGCAATCCATCGCACGATATTTATGGCATTGGCAGCTTTACAGAGCACAAGCACTGGGGCTGTACCGGTCCGCTGATTATTGACGCGCGTATAAAACCGCATCATGCGCCTGTGCTGGAAAAAGATCCGGCTATTGAAAAGCTGGTTGATAAAATGGGTGAAAAGGGCGAGGCCTTATATGGAATTATATAA
- a CDS encoding mechanosensitive ion channel family protein, with protein MKLEKLYDTAYTWLLTHGPNIIFGLIVLIVGLWFIRLLKTRIRNKMSTKEVHSSLQPFLLSLSITALNVLLILLVMTLMGIDAAIFTTLVGAFGVAAGLALSGTLQNFAGGVLILLLKPFELNDNIIAQGQDGKVTSIQIFYTVLLTADNKTIIIPNGKLFNEVIVNVTRAGSRRLDFEVELTYAANTEKVIAVINEALQNTDGVVKNKPSKVGLVRVGFDRATYIINVWVLPAEFLNVKIALQEKLINRLNQEGIKFPGT; from the coding sequence ATGAAGCTCGAAAAACTTTACGATACTGCCTACACGTGGCTCCTTACCCACGGTCCCAATATAATTTTTGGTTTAATAGTACTCATAGTAGGCCTTTGGTTTATCCGGCTGCTTAAAACCCGCATCCGTAATAAAATGAGCACCAAAGAGGTGCATTCATCCCTACAGCCTTTTTTGCTCAGCCTGAGCATTACCGCGCTTAACGTGTTGCTGATTTTACTGGTAATGACGTTGATGGGTATTGATGCCGCCATATTTACTACGCTGGTAGGCGCTTTCGGCGTTGCTGCCGGCCTGGCGCTTTCCGGAACCTTGCAAAATTTTGCAGGAGGTGTGCTCATCTTGCTGTTAAAGCCGTTTGAACTGAATGATAACATTATAGCGCAAGGGCAGGACGGTAAGGTAACCTCGATACAGATATTTTATACTGTATTGCTCACCGCTGATAACAAAACCATTATTATACCCAATGGAAAGCTTTTTAACGAGGTAATTGTAAACGTTACCCGCGCCGGAAGCCGCAGGCTTGATTTTGAGGTGGAACTCACCTACGCGGCGAATACCGAGAAAGTAATCGCCGTTATAAACGAAGCGCTGCAAAACACGGATGGTGTAGTAAAAAACAAACCGTCAAAAGTAGGCCTGGTGCGTGTGGGTTTTGATCGCGCTACTTATATTATAAACGTTTGGGTATTGCCTGCCGAATTCCTGAACGTAAAAATAGCCTTGCAGGAAAAGCTGATTAACCGCTTAAATCAAGAAGGCATTAAATTCCCTGGAACGTAA
- the groL gene encoding chaperonin GroEL (60 kDa chaperone family; promotes refolding of misfolded polypeptides especially under stressful conditions; forms two stacked rings of heptamers to form a barrel-shaped 14mer; ends can be capped by GroES; misfolded proteins enter the barrel where they are refolded when GroES binds), whose translation MAKQVKYNVEARDALKRGVDILANAVKVTLGPKGRNVIIDKKFGSPSITKDGVSVAKEIELKDALENMGAQMVKEVASKTADIAGDGTTTATVLAQAIVTAGVKNVAAGANPMDLKRGIDKAVATVVENLKAQSQTVGEDNNKIKQVASISANNDEVIGSLIAEAMAKVGKDGVITVEEAKGTETEVKTVEGMQFDRGYLSPYFVTNADKMEVELDNPYILIYDKKISSMKELLPVLEKQVQTGKPLLIISEDLDGEALATLVVNKIRGSLKVAAVKAPGFGDRRKAMLEDIAILTGGTVISEERGFKLENADLSYLGTAEKIVVDKDNTTIINGSGSAEDIKARVSQIKSQIETTTSDYDKEKLQERLAKLSGGVAVLYVGAATEVEMKEKKDRVDDALHATRAAVEEGIVAGGGVAFIRAVESLANVKGDNEDENTGIQIIRRAIEEPLRQICENAGIEGSIVVQKVKEGTADYGYNARTNTYENLIGAGVIDPTKVGRVALENAASIASMLLTTECVLADDPEDEKAGAGMPPMGGGGMGGMM comes from the coding sequence ATGGCAAAACAAGTAAAATACAATGTTGAAGCACGCGACGCTTTAAAGCGCGGTGTTGATATTTTAGCCAATGCGGTTAAAGTAACATTAGGTCCTAAAGGCCGTAACGTAATTATCGACAAAAAATTCGGTTCTCCATCAATCACTAAAGACGGTGTTTCAGTAGCGAAAGAAATTGAACTGAAAGACGCTTTAGAGAACATGGGCGCCCAAATGGTTAAAGAAGTTGCCTCAAAAACTGCTGACATTGCAGGTGATGGTACTACTACCGCTACCGTTTTAGCCCAGGCTATTGTTACCGCAGGTGTTAAAAACGTAGCTGCAGGTGCAAACCCAATGGATTTGAAACGCGGTATTGACAAAGCGGTTGCTACCGTTGTTGAAAACCTGAAAGCGCAATCACAAACTGTTGGTGAGGATAATAACAAGATCAAACAAGTTGCCTCTATCTCTGCTAACAACGACGAGGTTATCGGTTCATTGATCGCTGAAGCTATGGCCAAAGTAGGTAAAGATGGTGTTATTACTGTTGAAGAAGCAAAAGGTACCGAAACAGAAGTTAAAACTGTAGAAGGTATGCAGTTTGACCGTGGTTACCTGTCACCATATTTTGTAACCAATGCCGATAAAATGGAAGTAGAACTGGATAACCCATACATCCTGATCTACGACAAAAAAATCTCTTCAATGAAAGAGTTGCTGCCAGTGCTTGAAAAACAAGTACAAACAGGCAAGCCGCTTTTAATTATATCTGAAGACCTTGACGGCGAAGCATTAGCTACTTTAGTAGTTAACAAGATTCGCGGTTCACTGAAAGTTGCCGCTGTTAAAGCTCCAGGCTTTGGTGATCGCCGTAAAGCGATGTTAGAGGATATCGCTATCCTAACCGGCGGTACAGTGATCTCAGAAGAAAGAGGCTTTAAATTAGAAAACGCTGATCTATCTTACCTGGGTACTGCTGAGAAAATTGTTGTTGATAAGGATAATACTACCATCATCAATGGTTCAGGTTCTGCTGAGGATATTAAAGCTCGTGTAAGCCAGATCAAATCTCAAATTGAAACTACTACATCTGATTACGACAAAGAAAAACTGCAAGAGCGTTTAGCTAAACTTTCAGGCGGTGTGGCTGTACTTTATGTAGGTGCTGCAACTGAGGTTGAAATGAAAGAGAAAAAAGACCGTGTTGACGACGCTTTACACGCAACCCGTGCCGCTGTTGAAGAAGGCATTGTTGCAGGTGGTGGCGTTGCTTTCATCCGCGCGGTTGAATCATTAGCTAATGTTAAAGGCGATAACGAAGACGAGAACACTGGTATCCAGATCATCCGTCGCGCTATCGAGGAGCCTCTTCGTCAGATTTGCGAGAACGCAGGTATCGAGGGTTCAATCGTAGTACAAAAAGTTAAAGAAGGTACTGCTGATTATGGTTATAATGCACGTACCAACACTTACGAAAACTTAATTGGCGCTGGTGTTATCGACCCAACTAAAGTAGGACGTGTAGCTTTAGAAAACGCTGCATCTATCGCATCAATGCTGTTAACCACCGAGTGTGTGTTGGCTGACGATCCGGAAGACGAAAAAGCAGGTGCCGGTATGCCACCAATGGGCGGCGGCGGCATGGGCGGCATGATGTAA
- the groES gene encoding co-chaperone GroES: MSLNIKPIGDRVVVEAAPAEEKTASGIIIPDTAKEKPQRGTVVAVGEGKKDEPLTVKTGDQVLYGKYAGTEINYEGKEYLIMRESDIYAVL; the protein is encoded by the coding sequence ATGTCATTAAACATTAAACCTATCGGAGACAGGGTAGTAGTGGAAGCTGCTCCGGCCGAAGAAAAAACTGCTTCCGGAATCATCATCCCTGATACTGCAAAAGAGAAACCACAACGCGGTACCGTAGTAGCTGTTGGCGAAGGTAAAAAAGACGAGCCCTTAACCGTAAAAACCGGTGACCAGGTACTATACGGTAAATATGCCGGTACCGAGATCAATTACGAAGGCAAGGAGTATTTAATTATGCGCGAATCTGATATATACGCGGTTCTTTAA
- a CDS encoding TonB-dependent receptor domain-containing protein, whose product MKRIYLILFLLCAAVAVKAQVGLGGGGGSSIVGRISGTVIDSLTKKPLDYATVSIYRSGGTAPMNGVLTDEKGNFKIDNVKAGSYKIGVSFIGYPTKFIDPVVTSLSKPDANMGQILVAPSSKALKEVTVTGQASLVENRIDKIVYNAEKDLTSAGGNATDVLQKVPLVSVDMNGNVAVRGDQNVRVLINGKPSGATSASLSDVLKTIPADQIKNVEVITSPSAKYDAEGSGGIINIVTKSKNASGLSGSVSGGVGTRQNNGNLNFNYNKNRFNFGANIGGNASWPQTSYTDFNQSLTADGINQRNTNNSHNEIKRHGIRGSLTAGYEFNGFNSINSTLALNDGGFNADGGGSYLFENLLDSTQNRSYTGRTISHNKFRGFDWNIDYTHKFKKQGHEIVVSGQWSHSIIKTDYTNLFSAQYQSQLANNNGKNNEYTGQVDYTLPINKVFKLEAGGKTIQRRINSNYDIFTVDPNGNNPELDRLNSNLYDYTQNVYAGYGVLTITLPKSYAVLVGSRLENTRIEGDPEAPYADGTNAQTLEPFKASYNTFIPSLTVQKVFGANTLKLSYSKRIQRPSLQVLNPFINRSNQQSQSVGNPNLAPEVSQTVELNYNAFIKTSVLNFSVYYKNTSNLIEGIASPVEDNGVVINRTVQNNVAENNSLGGSFFGSINPIKPLTIRANINVFTYNPSVYSAYVDFINPDALKTRLMTTVFGSATLNLPKNFIFEAFAFNNSARRTIQGTSPAFGIYAFGIKKQFMDKKASIGFNTIQPFAVDKSFNQSISSPGFTQSVRTRIPFQSFGITFSYSFGKMSFSNPQQKKKGVNNDDVKSGDQGGGMGGGMNGGN is encoded by the coding sequence ATGAAACGTATTTACTTAATCCTATTCCTTTTATGCGCTGCGGTTGCAGTTAAGGCACAAGTGGGCCTTGGCGGTGGCGGCGGTTCGAGCATCGTGGGCCGTATATCAGGCACGGTGATCGACTCGCTGACCAAAAAGCCGTTAGACTATGCTACCGTAAGCATTTATCGCAGCGGCGGTACCGCGCCCATGAATGGCGTACTTACCGACGAGAAAGGGAATTTTAAAATAGACAACGTTAAAGCCGGCAGTTATAAAATAGGCGTATCATTTATCGGTTACCCAACCAAGTTTATCGATCCGGTTGTTACAAGCCTGTCAAAACCGGATGCCAACATGGGGCAGATTTTAGTTGCCCCAAGCTCAAAAGCGCTTAAGGAAGTAACGGTTACCGGCCAGGCATCACTGGTTGAAAACCGTATCGATAAAATTGTTTATAACGCTGAGAAGGATCTGACCTCAGCAGGTGGTAACGCTACCGACGTATTGCAAAAAGTGCCGCTGGTATCAGTTGATATGAACGGTAACGTTGCCGTGCGCGGCGATCAAAATGTACGCGTTTTAATTAACGGCAAACCATCCGGCGCTACCTCGGCCAGTTTGAGCGATGTATTGAAAACCATCCCTGCCGACCAGATTAAGAACGTTGAGGTGATCACTTCGCCATCTGCCAAGTATGATGCGGAAGGTTCGGGCGGTATCATCAACATCGTTACTAAAAGTAAAAATGCATCAGGCCTTAGCGGTAGCGTGAGCGGCGGCGTGGGTACCCGTCAAAACAACGGTAACCTAAACTTTAACTACAATAAAAACCGGTTTAATTTTGGCGCTAACATTGGCGGCAATGCCAGCTGGCCGCAAACATCGTATACTGATTTTAACCAGAGCCTTACTGCTGACGGTATCAACCAGCGCAATACCAACAACTCACATAACGAAATAAAACGTCATGGTATCCGCGGATCGTTAACCGCAGGCTATGAGTTTAACGGCTTTAACAGCATCAACAGTACCCTGGCTTTAAACGATGGTGGTTTTAACGCCGATGGTGGTGGTAGTTACTTGTTTGAGAATTTGCTTGACTCGACTCAAAACCGCAGCTATACCGGCCGTACCATATCGCACAATAAATTCAGGGGTTTTGACTGGAATATTGATTATACGCACAAATTCAAGAAACAAGGCCATGAGATCGTTGTGTCGGGACAGTGGAGCCATAGCATCATCAAAACAGATTATACCAACCTGTTCTCTGCGCAATACCAAAGTCAGTTAGCCAATAACAATGGTAAAAACAACGAGTACACCGGCCAGGTAGATTATACTTTACCGATTAATAAAGTGTTCAAACTGGAAGCCGGTGGTAAAACTATCCAAAGGCGTATAAACAGTAATTACGATATTTTTACGGTTGATCCAAACGGCAATAATCCCGAGCTTGACAGGCTAAACTCAAACCTGTATGATTATACGCAGAACGTATATGCCGGTTATGGTGTGTTGACCATTACCCTGCCTAAAAGCTATGCGGTGTTAGTAGGTTCACGTTTAGAGAATACGCGTATTGAAGGCGACCCGGAAGCGCCTTATGCTGATGGAACAAACGCACAAACGCTGGAGCCGTTCAAGGCAAGCTACAATACCTTTATACCGAGCTTAACCGTGCAAAAAGTATTCGGTGCCAACACACTGAAGTTATCATACAGCAAGCGTATACAGCGCCCGAGCTTACAGGTTTTGAACCCGTTCATCAACCGTAGCAACCAGCAAAGCCAAAGCGTAGGTAACCCTAACCTGGCGCCGGAGGTGTCGCAAACGGTAGAGTTGAACTACAACGCGTTTATTAAAACATCGGTGTTAAACTTTTCGGTTTACTACAAAAATACCAGCAACCTGATTGAAGGTATTGCCAGCCCGGTGGAGGATAATGGCGTTGTGATTAACCGTACTGTACAAAATAACGTTGCCGAGAACAACTCTTTAGGCGGTAGCTTTTTTGGGTCGATCAACCCGATCAAGCCTTTGACTATCCGTGCTAACATTAACGTGTTTACTTATAACCCAAGTGTTTACTCGGCGTATGTTGATTTTATAAATCCTGACGCGTTAAAAACCAGGCTGATGACTACCGTATTTGGTAGTGCAACGTTAAACCTGCCAAAGAACTTTATATTCGAGGCATTCGCGTTCAATAACTCGGCGCGCCGTACCATACAGGGTACAAGCCCCGCGTTCGGTATCTACGCTTTCGGTATCAAAAAGCAGTTTATGGATAAAAAGGCATCAATCGGCTTTAACACCATACAGCCTTTCGCGGTTGATAAATCATTCAACCAAAGCATATCAAGCCCGGGCTTTACGCAAAGCGTGCGCACAAGGATTCCGTTCCAATCGTTCGGTATCACCTTTAGCTACAGCTTTGGTAAAATGAGCTTCAGCAACCCGCAGCAAAAGAAAAAGGGCGTTAATAACGACGACGTTAAGAGCGGCGACCAAGGTGGTGGCATGGGTGGCGGCATGAACGGCGGTAACTAA
- a CDS encoding dicarboxylate/amino acid:cation symporter, producing MKSLLNNLTFRVIIAIVLGVIVGYYFKGFAPIAQMISKIFINLITMLIAPIIFFTIVLGIANMGDMKKVGRVGGKALLYFEIVTTFALLIGLVVANVLKPGHGIDVNKSVDASKVAQYQKAAHDMDWGEFILHIVPHNVFDAFTRGDILQILFFAILFGYGLSKMGETGKSLLGTLDKLSKVFFNIMKIVMALAPLGAFGGMAYTVGTYGTKALLPMAKLMGSVYLTMFLFIFVVLHIICRLYKFSLWQYLKHIRQEILVVLGTSSSESALPSMMEKMEKFGCSRSVVGLVIPTGYSFNLDGTTIYLSMATIFLAQVYGIPLSIEQQLTIIGILMVTSKGAAAVTGGGFIVLTSTLAAIKVIPVESVAILLGVDRFMSEARAITNLIGNGVATVVIAKSEGEFHPPKEITADENI from the coding sequence ATGAAGAGCCTGCTCAATAATCTTACCTTTCGTGTTATCATCGCCATTGTTTTAGGGGTGATAGTGGGTTATTATTTTAAAGGCTTTGCGCCTATTGCGCAGATGATCAGCAAGATATTTATAAACCTGATCACGATGCTGATAGCGCCTATCATATTCTTCACCATTGTTTTGGGCATAGCCAACATGGGCGATATGAAAAAGGTGGGCCGGGTAGGGGGCAAGGCATTGCTTTATTTTGAGATTGTTACCACGTTTGCCTTGCTCATTGGTTTGGTGGTGGCCAATGTGCTTAAGCCGGGGCATGGTATTGATGTAAACAAAAGCGTGGATGCATCAAAGGTAGCTCAATACCAAAAGGCGGCGCATGACATGGATTGGGGCGAATTTATACTGCACATAGTACCACATAACGTTTTTGATGCCTTTACCCGTGGTGATATTTTGCAGATACTGTTCTTCGCCATACTGTTTGGCTACGGCTTGAGCAAAATGGGTGAAACCGGGAAATCGCTGTTAGGCACTTTAGATAAATTGAGCAAGGTGTTCTTTAACATTATGAAGATAGTGATGGCGTTGGCGCCTCTGGGCGCTTTCGGTGGTATGGCATACACTGTTGGTACTTATGGTACAAAGGCATTGCTGCCCATGGCCAAGCTGATGGGTTCGGTTTACCTGACCATGTTTCTGTTTATCTTTGTGGTGCTGCATATTATTTGCCGGTTATACAAGTTCAGCCTGTGGCAATACCTTAAACACATCAGGCAGGAAATACTGGTGGTGTTGGGTACCTCATCATCCGAATCGGCCTTGCCAAGCATGATGGAAAAGATGGAAAAGTTCGGCTGCTCGCGTTCGGTTGTTGGGCTGGTTATTCCCACAGGATATTCCTTTAACCTGGATGGCACCACAATCTACCTAAGCATGGCAACTATATTTTTGGCGCAGGTATATGGCATCCCATTGTCCATAGAGCAGCAGCTAACCATCATAGGTATATTAATGGTAACATCAAAAGGGGCGGCAGCAGTTACCGGCGGGGGCTTTATTGTGCTTACCTCAACATTGGCCGCCATAAAAGTTATCCCGGTTGAAAGTGTGGCTATACTGCTGGGGGTTGACCGTTTTATGTCCGAGGCGCGGGCTATCACCAACCTTATCGGCAACGGTGTTGCTACAGTGGTAATTGCTAAAAGTGAGGGGGAGTTTCATCCACCGAAAGAAATAACCGCCGATGAGAATATCTAA